A single window of Rhodamnia argentea isolate NSW1041297 chromosome 5, ASM2092103v1, whole genome shotgun sequence DNA harbors:
- the LOC115743605 gene encoding L-type lectin-domain containing receptor kinase IX.1-like isoform X2: MATAADGSVVLTEGYTPPYFQVGHITYSKPIDLWDSVTGRQADFFTRFSFTIDTFNPTEYSDGIAFFLAPVGFTLPPNSGGAYFGLFNVSTVDAGPRNQIVTVEFDTWVNEEFDPPKQHIGINQNSLSSLVYAGWNAASHSGNATDVVVTYDSTSKNLSVFWSFDDKPVNLDNKSSSLSCQIDLAKVLPKSVAIGFSASFGVLPERHSINSWEFISNLDVVRPPSADTSKKGVNYKMYMIITFITAPVACLLLVISAGSCLFMIKTRKKYEFRALTHIDKEIVALPLKFSYQELLVATSGFASDRRLGQGGSGQVYQGFLNRLDRLVAVKRIFAKAKHSEKVFTNEVKIISRMIHRNLVQFIGWCQEEGEFLLVYEYMSNGSLDNHLFGTRKSLPWDVRYKIASGLALALNYLHEDLEQCVLHRDIKAANILLDTNFNTKLGDFGVAKLVDPRFRTQTTDVVGTYGYLAPEYLSDGKVTKESDMFSFGVVALEIACGRRTYQEGEYHVPLQKWVWQLYLAGNMLEAVDETLGSSFDRKEMECLMRLGLWCVHPDPKRRPKAGKVIRYLQQEAPVPELPPGTFEPPTSYQPSAQGAVSSCIEEFSSFSAR, from the exons ATGGCGACAGCTGCGGATGGATCTGTTGTTCTAACCGAAGGCTATACCCCACCATACTTTCAAGTAGGCCACATTACGTATTCCAAACCCATCGATCTATGGGATTCTGTTACAGGGAGACAAGCAGACTTCTTTACTCGCTTCTCATTCACCATCGATACTTTCAACCCCACGGAATATAGTGATGGCATTGCCTTTTTTCTTGCTCCTGTTGGCTTCACACTCCCCCCTAACTCAGGTGGTGCATACTTCGGATTGTTCAATGTAAGCACAGTTGATGCTGGGCCTCGAAACCAAATCGTCACCGTCGAGTTCGATACTTGGGTGAACGAGGAATTTGATCCTCCAAAGCAGCACATAGGAATCAACCAAAACTCACTCTCCTCGCTTGTTTATGCCGGTTGGAATGCTGCATCACACAGCGGGAATGCAACTGATGTCGTGGTGACCTATGATTCGACTAGCAAGAATCTTAGCGTATTCTGGTCATTTGATGACAAGCCAGTTAATCTGGATAACAAAAGTTCCTCGCTTTCTTGCCAAATTGATCTTGCTAAAGTTCTTCCTAAATCAGTAGCAATTGGATTCTCAGCTTCTTTTGGCGTTCTTCCCGAGAGACACAGCATCAATTCATGggaatttatttcaaacttgGACGTTGTGCGTCCCCCATCGGCGGATACATCAAAAAAGGGGGTAAACTATAAGATGTATATGATTATAAC ATTTATCACTGCTCCCGTAGCATGTCTCTTGCTGGTTATTTCAGCAGGTTCTTGCTTATTCATGATCAAGACGAGGAAAAAATATGAGTTTCGGGCTCTGACTCACATTGACAAGGAGATAGTAGCATTGCCACTGAAATTCTCTTATCAAGAGTTGCTTGTTGCTACAAGTGGCTTCGCAAGTGATCGACGACTAGGCCAAGGAGGGTCCGGCCAAGTTTACCAAGGATTCTTGAACCGCTTAGATCGCCTAGTTGCCGTCAAAAGAATCTTTGCAAAAGCCAAACATTCAGAGAAGGTCTTCACCAACGAAGTCAAGATAATAAGCCGCATGATACACCGAAATCTGGTGCAATTCATTGGATGGTGCCAAGAGGAAGGTGAGTTTTTGCTTGTTTATGAATATATGTCTAATGGTAGCCTCGATAATCATCTCTTTGGAACACGAAAAAGTCTTCCATGGGATGTGAGGTACAAGATAGCTTCAGGGCTGGCATTAGCCCTCAACTATCTTCATGAAGATCTAGAACAGTGTGTTCTCCACAGAGACATAAAAGCCGCCAATATATTACTTGACACGAACTTCAACACTAAGCTTGGAGACTTTGGAGTGGCTAAGCTCGTTGACCCCCGGTTCAGGACACAAACGACGGACGTGGTAGGGACATATGGTTACCTTGCGCCAGAATACTTGAGTGATGGTAAGGTTACTAAAGAATCCGACATGTTCAGCTTCGGGGTCGTGGCTCTAGAAATCGCATGCGGTAGGAGGACCTATCAGGAAGGAGAATATCACGTTCCCCTACAAAAGTGGGTTTGGCAGCTTTACCTTGCTGGAAACATGCTTGAAGCAGTGGACGAGACATTGGGTTCGAGTTTCGACAGAAAGGAAATGGAATGCTTGATGAGGCTGGGACTGTGGTGCGTCCATCCAGATCCGAAGAGAAGACCGAAAGCAGGAAAAGTTATCAGATATCTTCAGCAAGAAGCCCCAGTGCCCGAGCTTCCACCTGGCACATTCGAGCCTCCCACTTCATATCAGCCATCAGCACAAGGAGCAGTATCGTCTTGTATTGAAGAATTCAGTTCCTTTTCAGCAAGATAG
- the LOC115743605 gene encoding L-type lectin-domain containing receptor kinase IX.1-like isoform X1 → MSFSLSLCTLLILISLVCSPAVPFVSSLSFNMSSFDLHGGDILLEGYARTVSGAVDLTDSPPQLYQVGRIRYSKPVDIWDSVTGRRADFSTRFSFTIDTLNANQYSDGIAFFLAPVAFTLPPNSAGGFLGLFNASTVDAGPPNQIVMVEFDTWPNSPFDPPMQHIGINQHSLSSLVYASWNAASHSGNATDVMVTYDSTSKNLSVFWSFDDKPVNPDNKSSSLSCQIDLAKVLPESVAIGFSASFGVLPERHNINSWEFTSNLDVVRPPTADTSTKGVDLKKGVNSKMYMVITFITAPVACLLLVISAGSCLFMIKTRKKYEFRALTHIDKEIVALPLKFSYQELLVATSGFASDRRLGQGGSGQVYQGFLNRLDRLVAVKRIFAKAKHSEKVFTNEVKIISRMIHRNLVQFIGWCQEEGEFLLVYEYMSNGSLDNHLFGTRKSLPWDVRYKIASGLALALNYLHEDLEQCVLHRDIKAANILLDTNFNTKLGDFGVAKLVDPRFRTQTTDVVGTYGYLAPEYLSDGKVTKESDMFSFGVVALEIACGRRTYQEGEYHVPLQKWVWQLYLAGNMLEAVDETLGSSFDRKEMECLMRLGLWCVHPDPKRRPKAGKVIRYLQQEAPVPELPPGTFEPPTSYQPSAQGAVSSCIEEFSSFSAR, encoded by the coding sequence atgtctttttctctttctttgtgcACTCTCCTAATCCTGATCTCCCTCGTCTGCAGTCCTGCTGTCCCATTTGTCAGTTCTCTTTCCTTCAATATGAGTAGCTTCGACTTGCATGGAGGCGACATACTGCTCGAAGGATATGCACGAACTGTGTCTGGAGCCGTTGATCTAACCGATAGCCCACCTCAACTATATCAAGTGGGCCGCATTAGGTATTCCAAACCCGTCGATATATGGGATTCTGTTACAGGGAGACGAGCAGACTTCTCTACTCGTTTCTCATTCACCATCGATACTCTCAACGCCAATCAGTATAGTGATGGCATTGCCTTTTTTCTTGCTCCTGTTGCCTTCACACTCCCCCCTAACTCAGCCGGTGGATTTTTAGGATTGTTCAATGCAAGCACAGTTGATGCTGGGCCTCCGAACCAAATCGTCATGGTCGAGTTCGAtacttggccgaactcaccattTGATCCTCCAATGCAGCACATAGGAATCAACCAGCACTCACTCTCCTCGCTTGTTTATGCCAGTTGGAATGCTGCATCACACAGCGGGAATGCAACTGATGTCATGGTGACCTATGATTCTACTAGCAAGAATCTTAGTGTATTCTGGTCATTTGATGACAAGCCGGTTAATCCGGATAACAAAAGTTCCTCGCTTTCTTGCCAAATTGATCTTGCTAAAGTTCTTCCTGAATCAGTAGCGATTGGATTCTCAGCTTCTTTTGGCGTCCTTCCCGAGAGACACAACATCAATTCATGGGAATTTACTTCAAACTTGGACGTTGTGCGTCCCCCAACGGCGGATACATCAACAAAGGGGGTAGACTTGAAGAAGGGGGTAAACTCTAAGATGTATATGGTTATAACATTTATCACTGCTCCCGTAGCATGTCTCTTGCTGGTTATTTCAGCAGGTTCTTGCTTATTCATGATCAAGACGAGGAAAAAATATGAGTTTCGGGCTCTGACTCACATTGACAAGGAGATAGTAGCATTGCCACTGAAATTCTCTTATCAAGAGTTGCTTGTTGCTACAAGTGGCTTCGCAAGTGATCGACGACTAGGCCAAGGAGGGTCCGGCCAAGTTTACCAAGGATTCTTGAACCGCTTAGATCGCCTAGTTGCCGTCAAAAGAATCTTTGCAAAAGCCAAACATTCAGAGAAGGTCTTCACCAACGAAGTCAAGATAATAAGCCGCATGATACACCGAAATCTGGTGCAATTCATTGGATGGTGCCAAGAGGAAGGTGAGTTTTTGCTTGTTTATGAATATATGTCTAATGGTAGCCTCGATAATCATCTCTTTGGAACACGAAAAAGTCTTCCATGGGATGTGAGGTACAAGATAGCTTCAGGGCTGGCATTAGCCCTCAACTATCTTCATGAAGATCTAGAACAGTGTGTTCTCCACAGAGACATAAAAGCCGCCAATATATTACTTGACACGAACTTCAACACTAAGCTTGGAGACTTTGGAGTGGCTAAGCTCGTTGACCCCCGGTTCAGGACACAAACGACGGACGTGGTAGGGACATATGGTTACCTTGCGCCAGAATACTTGAGTGATGGTAAGGTTACTAAAGAATCCGACATGTTCAGCTTCGGGGTCGTGGCTCTAGAAATCGCATGCGGTAGGAGGACCTATCAGGAAGGAGAATATCACGTTCCCCTACAAAAGTGGGTTTGGCAGCTTTACCTTGCTGGAAACATGCTTGAAGCAGTGGACGAGACATTGGGTTCGAGTTTCGACAGAAAGGAAATGGAATGCTTGATGAGGCTGGGACTGTGGTGCGTCCATCCAGATCCGAAGAGAAGACCGAAAGCAGGAAAAGTTATCAGATATCTTCAGCAAGAAGCCCCAGTGCCCGAGCTTCCACCTGGCACATTCGAGCCTCCCACTTCATATCAGCCATCAGCACAAGGAGCAGTATCGTCTTGTATTGAAGAATTCAGTTCCTTTTCAGCAAGATAG
- the LOC115743606 gene encoding wall-associated receptor kinase-like 20, which translates to MPPAAAATLLLLLLLAAALPLSSAATRCPDCGSIRVPYPLSTSPTCGDQSYKVQCDAGGTLLFDTLNNSYPITSVDPESQRFVIEPASLLANTCVTSDLVHQGVQLNSSLPFNVTSSNTILYLNCTTLLLSSPLNCSSASLCHTYVNGTRDAAACGAAPICCTFGAGGSTTSYSIRVRDAGCRAYTSFVNLDTSEPVSLWPKPGMEIQWVLPPEPVCGAQSDCDGNSTCRPDPAGSGVSRCFCQAGLKWDPTQGVCVEIVTCQDPGGCGTDRTALIAGLTSGIGTALVAAIVALLLYRRHRRIKEAQERLAREREDILNANGGRAAKLFTGKQMKQATDNFSKDRLLGAGGYGEVFRGILDDGTVVAIKCAKVGNTKGTDQVLNEVRILCQVNHRSLVRLLGCCVELEQPLLVYEYIENGTLFEHFRGEGRGKLSWTRRLQIARDTAEGLAYLHFSAVPPIYHRDVKSSNILLDEKLNAKVSDFGLSRLAHTDMSHISTCAQGTLGYLDPEYYRNYQLTDKSDVYSFGVVLLELLTSQKAIDFNRASDDVNLAVYVQRMVEEERIMDVVDPMLKEKASTVDVETMKALGFLAVGCLEERRQNRPSMKEVAEEIEYIISIVTAKVVES; encoded by the exons ATgccccccgccgccgccgccaccctcctcctcctcctcctcctcgcggCGGCGCTGCCGCTGTCCTCCGCCGCCACCCGGTGCCCGGACTGCGGCTCCATCCGGGTCCCCTACCCGCTGAGCACGTCCCCCACGTGCGGCGACCAGTCGTACAAGGTCCAGTGCGATGCGGGCGGGACCCTCCTCTTCGACACCCTCAACAACTCGTACCCGATCACCTCCGTCGACCCGGAGAGCCAGCGGTTCGTGATCGAGCCCGCGAGCCTGCTCGCCAACACCTGCGTCACGTCCGATCTCGTCCACCAGGGCGTCCAGCTCAACTCCTCCTTGCCCTTCAACGTCACCAGCAGCAACACCATCCTCTACCTCAACTGCACCACCTTGCTGCTTAGCTCGCCATTGAACTGCTCGTCGGCGAGCCTCTGCCACACCTACGTGAACGGCACGCGCGACGCGGCGGCGTGCGGGGCCGCCCCGATCTGCTGCACGTTCGGGGCGGGCGGGTCGACGACGTCCTACTCGATCCGGGTGAGGGACGCGGGCTGCCGGGCGTACACGAGCTTCGTCAACCTGGACACGAGCGAGCCCGTGAGCCTCTGGCCCAAGCCCGGGATGGAGATCCAGTGGGTGCTGCCCCCGGAGCCCGTCTGTGGGGCCCAGTCCGACTGCGACGGGAACTCCACCTGCCGGCCCGACCCGGCGGGGAGCGGGGTCAGCAGGTGCTTCTGCCAAGCCGGGCTCAAGTGGGACCCCACCCAAGGAGTTTGTGTAGAGA TTGTGACGTGTCAAGATCCGGGTGGTTGTGGAACGGACCGGACCGCTCTTATAGCAG GTTTAACTTCCGGAATAGGTACGGCCCTTGTCGCAGCCATTGTTGCTCTTTTGCTATACAGGCGTCATCGGCGCATTAAAGAGGCTCAAGAACGCCTCGCCCGAGAGCGCGAGGATATCCTCAATGCCAATGGTGGCAGAGCAGCTAAATTGTTCACtggaaaacaaatgaagcaGGCGACGGACAACTTTTCCAAGGACCGGCTTCTCGGTGCTGGCGGTTATGGCGAAGTCTTTCGAGGCATCCTAGATGATGGCACTGTCGTTGCCATCAAGTGTGCGAAAGTCGGGAACACCAAAGGAACTGATCAGGTCCTAAACGAGGTTCGAATCCTGTGCCAGGTCAATCACCGAAGTCTTGTTCGTTTACTCGGGTGCTGCGTTGAGCTCGAGCAGCCGCTCTTGGTTTACGAGTACATTGAAAATGGCACTCTATTTGAACATTTCCGGGGTGAAGGACGGGGTAAACTGTCATGGACTCGCCGTCTCCAGATTGCGCGTGACACGGCTGAGGGCCTTGCTTACCTTCATTTCTCAGCAGTTCCTCCGATATACCACCGAGACGTCAAGTCCAGCAACATATTGCTGGATGAGAAGTTGAATGCCAAAGTCTCGGATTTTGGGTTATCCCGGTTGGCTCACACTGACATGAGCCACATATCGACGTGTGCTCAGGGCACGCTCGGATATCTTGACCCCGAGTACTATCGCAACTACCAGTTGACTGATAAGAGTGACGTCTATAGCTTCGGAGTAGTGCTGTTGGAGCTCTTGACGTCTCAAAAGGCGATAGACTTCAATCGAGCGTCCGATGATGTGAATCTGGCGGTCTATGTACAGAggatggtggaggaggagaggatAATGGATGTCGTGGATCCAATGCTGAAGGAAAAGGCGAGCACCGTTGACGTGGAGACCATGAAGGCGCTCGGATTTCTTGCTGTGGGATGCTTGGAGGAACGTAGGCAGAACCGTCCTTCCATGAAAGAAGTTGCCGAAGAAATCGAGTATATCATAAGCATTGTGACGGCCAAAGTAGTAGAGAGTTGA
- the LOC115743608 gene encoding BTB/POZ and MATH domain-containing protein 3-like isoform X1, producing the protein MSAPIVPSKDGECGSTSISRTVNGSHEFTMSGYSLAKGMGAGKFISSDVFRVGGYDWAIYFYPDGKNPEDSMMYVSAFIALASEGSDVRALFELTLVDQSGKGKHKVHSHFDRALQSGPYTLKYRGSMWGYKRFLRRAALETSDYIKDDCLVMHCTVGVVRTHTEGPKQYRIPIPPSDIGQHLKPLLDSEVGCDIAFVVGDETFRAHKLILATRSPVFRAQFFGLIGDCNIEEVVVEDVDPSIFKAMLLFIYTDEIPDLCEITGSTSSGTLTNVVQHLLAAADRYNLERLKLLCESKLYEEISADTVATTLTLAEQHQLGQLKAMCLKFAAHPANSAVVMQSEGFRHLEESCPSLLSELLKAFVMVDDSSDRFSSKKRVSGSNYGLDMGPVVTEAEHGEIDGRRVRRRNLG; encoded by the exons ATGAGTGCTCCGATCGTGCCAAGCAAAGACGGCGAGTGCGGCTCGACGTCGATCAGCCGGACGGTGAACGGCTCGCACGAGTTCACGATGAGCGGCTACTCGCTGGCCAAGGGGATGGGGGCCGGGAAGTTCATCTCCAGCGACGTCTTCAGGGTCGGGGGCTACGACTGGGCCATCTACTTCTATCCGGACGGGAAGAACCCGGAGGACAGCATGATGTACGTGTCCGCCTTCATCGCCTTGGCCAGCGAGGGCTCCGACGTCAGGGCGCTGTTCGAGCTGACGCTCGTCGACCAGAGCGGGAAGGGGAAGCACAAGGTCCATAGCCACTTCGACCGCGCGCTCCAGAGCGGGCCTTACACGCTCAAGTACCGCGGCAGCATGTG GGGTTACAAGCGCTTTTTGAGAAGAGCTGCTTTAGAGACTTCTGATTACATCAAGGACGATTGCCTTGTGATGCACTGTACCGTTGGAGTTGTGAGAACCCATACTGAGGGCCCCAAACAGTACCGAATTCCTATTCCGCCATCAGACATTGGCCAGCATCTGAAGCCCCTGTTAGATTCTGAAGTTGGCTGTGACATAGCTTTTGTTGTTGGTGACGAAACCTTTAGAGCTCACAAATTGATCCTCGCTACTCGTTCTCCAGTTTTTCGAGCCCAGTTTTTTGGTCTCATTGGGGACTGCAATATAGAGGAGGTTGTCGTAGAGGATGTTGATCCCTCCATTTTTAAG GCAATGCTTCTGTTCATTTACACGGACGAAATACCTGATTTATGTGAAATCACGGGCTCAACCTCTTCTGGTACATTGACTAATGTGGTGCAGCATCTATTAGCTGCTGCCGACCGCTACAATCTAGAACGATTGAAATTATTGTGTGAGTCGAAATTATATGAGGAGATTAGTGCCGATACAGTGGCTACAACACTTACCCTAGCTGAGCAGCACCAGCTCGGACAGCTAAAGGCGATGTGTCTAAAATTTGCTGCACATCCAGCAAACTC tgcagTAGTAATGCAGTCCGAAGGCTTCAGGCACTTGGAGGAGAGCTGCCCTTCCTTGTTGTCTGAACTGCTTAAGGCTTTCGTAATGGTGGATGATTCCTCTGACCGATTTTCAAGTAAAAAGAGGGTCAGCGGCAGCAATTATGGACTAGATATGGGGCCAGTTGTGACCGAGGCTGAACATGGGGAGATAGATGGAAGGCGTGTGAGGAGGCGGAATTTAGGATGA
- the LOC115743608 gene encoding BTB/POZ and MATH domain-containing protein 3-like isoform X2 has product MSAPIVPSKDGECGSTSISRTVNGSHEFTMSGYSLAKGMGAGKFISSDVFRVGGYDWAIYFYPDGKNPEDSMMYVSAFIALASEGSDVRALFELTLVDQSGKGKHKVHSHFDRALQSGPYTLKYRGSMWGYKRFLRRAALETSDYIKDDCLVMHCTVGVVRTHTEGPKQYRIPIPPSDIGQHLKPLLDSEVGCDIAFVVGDETFRAHKLILATRSPVFRAQFFGLIGDCNIEEVVVEDVDPSIFKAMLLFIYTDEIPDLCEITGSTSSGTLTNVVQHLLAAADRYNLERLKLLCESKLYEEISADTVATTLTLAEQHQLGQLKAMCLKFAAHPANSAVVMQSEGFRHLEESCPSLLSELLKAFVMVDDSSDRFSSKKRVSGSNYGLDMGPVVTEAEHGEIDGRRVRRRNLG; this is encoded by the exons ATGAGTGCTCCGATCGTGCCAAGCAAAGACGGCGAGTGCGGCTCGACGTCGATCAGCCGGACGGTGAACGGCTCGCACGAGTTCACGATGAGCGGCTACTCGCTGGCCAAGGGGATGGGGGCCGGGAAGTTCATCTCCAGCGACGTCTTCAGGGTCGGGGGCTACGACTGGGCCATCTACTTCTATCCGGACGGGAAGAACCCGGAGGACAGCATGATGTACGTGTCCGCCTTCATCGCCTTGGCCAGCGAGGGCTCCGACGTCAGGGCGCTGTTCGAGCTGACGCTCGTCGACCAGAGCGGGAAGGGGAAGCACAAGGTCCATAGCCACTTCGACCGCGCGCTCCAGAGCGGGCCTTACACGCTCAAGTACCGCGGCAGCATGTG GGGTTACAAGCGCTTTTTGAGAAGAGCTGCTTTAGAGACTTCTGATTACATCAAGGACGATTGCCTTGTGATGCACTGTACCGTTGGAGTTGTGAGAACCCATACTGAGGGCCCCAAACAGTACCGAATTCCTATTCCGCCATCAGACATTGGCCAGCATCTGAAGCCCCTGTTAGATTCTGAAGTTGGCTGTGACATAGCTTTTGTTGTTGGTGACGAAACCTTTAGAGCTCACAAATTGATCCTCGCTACTCGTTCTCCAGTTTTTCGAGCCCAGTTTTTTGGTCTCATTGGGGACTGCAATATAGAGGAGGTTGTCGTAGAGGATGTTGATCCCTCCATTTTTAAG GCAATGCTTCTGTTCATTTACACGGACGAAATACCTGATTTATGTGAAATCACGGGCTCAACCTCTTCTGGTACATTGACTAATGTGGTGCAGCATCTATTAGCTGCTGCCGACCGCTACAATCTAGAACGATTGAAATTATTGTGTGAGTCGAAATTATATGAGGAGATTAGTGCCGATACAGTGGCTACAACACTTACCCTAGCTGAGCAGCACCAGCTCGGACAGCTAAAGGCGATGTGTCTAAAATTTGCTGCACATCCAGCAAACTCGGCGG TAGTAATGCAGTCCGAAGGCTTCAGGCACTTGGAGGAGAGCTGCCCTTCCTTGTTGTCTGAACTGCTTAAGGCTTTCGTAATGGTGGATGATTCCTCTGACCGATTTTCAAGTAAAAAGAGGGTCAGCGGCAGCAATTATGGACTAGATATGGGGCCAGTTGTGACCGAGGCTGAACATGGGGAGATAGATGGAAGGCGTGTGAGGAGGCGGAATTTAGGATGA